The following are encoded in a window of Persicobacter psychrovividus genomic DNA:
- a CDS encoding IPT/TIG domain-containing protein codes for MRKLNPLILLVLLLCLCTQAFSQAWQSMNPGGGGQIQDLYFDPEHEGWIWFSSDMEGTYLSKDYGESWQFNGRELAHGMAFTVCKEHASAQARRRLYQGGLLGAHYTDDDGAHWRLINETKGVAIASIAISADNQTVLLGPGWQNKDPQKGQYAIIDPVQPLTGPRTVFISHDAGASWQEVSYESTDGYHQIYAMNINPVSGDIYIAAAAGLYISRDQGHSFSRISNPAGTSAEANGGIAATSREEGACHGVAISPDGQQLYAIYRLDANHTALLTVATEEANDPSAWRSLMDDNISTQAEWYDVKVDPRSSATNVKLLIGTGRTSADDRKGLWEATVAYASGEYQSHQWQLIADRSGFDMEVGWQAIPFVSRAFDYSPLSWSERKIVTMGGMNVFLGHPDAAGWPTSAESWTNIYCDPSEDNFGHHTTWSHKGFASPFTNDVWAYKNYVIQGGADHGVLESWDYGKSWTDETGPEGSTNSQAVAVVPTSPAIILADSRGGYGAAAPDKGKLYAKVIENDAQQSERWFQIGGGGEQFKGMLPRQFRAIAVDPQHPERVYVGARTVYDIGGIWTTEQFTELVFGDGQWTNIANSELNQLTVADVWVDPNDSQVIWVLAGGKVFRGQEQEPMVWSWRVVDLEARDFYVWDRNGQTALVAAATINGVNAIYWFEAAAGKSWEQLSDWRNTGLTIEQTLAIDPQEWVQGLGTHKLAFNGLAAHGDHIVVGTELLRHKKGVGIFRATISGTDVSWENWATDPTGQRMIYPRARQARVQLDESGTPYYYMATTGTGPWKRLLTATEQQNPIQTGSTSITDICLTENSVVNVALPFTYEASIFSSETVFSVEISDPHGLFGNPTVVGTITSDGSGQQEAAVSLPTDLLSGTNYRLRVVDLEQQIFGTENANGGLTIIKNSAEVKEVSAEITEGEVLLQWQLPQGCFEEVWVVVAEEQPVGASSELTGTGEGFTASPVFGEGTTLLNGFLAYKGLGTSVKVENLSPLKTYHFRIFTRNGSFYAEGIETSSLFIFPPQVQHFVPATAAVGEVVRVEGKYFTDLTGVSVNGKSVEYRLLNDQQLELIIMPAHTSGPVQVSGAHGSTLSEALLYINPKPQYPLIFSVEQMDGADAFAEQSITVHAQQGGFVNDFLFDGTASVINNAISEGYEGASGANNVMFDAPEETFVINNIPVADFLNVSLQMGLRKNNITDNGEGMLVEFKTGADDWQPLFTPMVTGQGTADWHVVDAYGEIPEAENLQIRFQKKNETNWRLDDLQFRGLPKNTGVIDLRSFSPQQGANLDTVLLRGRGFSNVHSVAFGERYAEFIKISDTDLQVIVPEYLTQNAYIRLLSVQETVSEYPFLLQQRKPVIYKESLEGGYSAKVNVPLQEFVQGGGLVNDWLAVSGEAVVRNNSQPSEGYRGVSGNYCLLMDQMGHYFQVDGIDSRGFTDMKLRFGLRKNFAVEDGSGLRVEVKSADGPWQALQMPLPTDKSSNEGWLVAYTYGDIPATDQLAIRMTKTNDTNWRIDDLQLLGISGGQAPVVNAVSHQQIFAGDTVTVSGNHLTTASVYFGAVPAPVLFNNSETVSVLVPAGVETAEGVLIANDGQVNLGLFEVPQQGFVRETFDGNCSGNSNISDYACFQNALNFSGSGQINYNFRQESDYEGASAGYNAYLRASGEDFVMQGVDLSNTIDPLLQFAVRKTDTEETGTQLKVEFKSEGAEWQALPYTLPSGKGWFLTDSIAGLPSELIDLRFTALSAHKWRIDDINIIGEQRVSDQAQMTAFLLPSLGLSLEIDQESGLISGEVAHDTDLSSLTAEIKMTAGAYASPNPLLPQNFDQEVVYAIVAPSGNTKEYRVLLSRLPAPEPEPEPEILQNFRAVETFDHPEALDSLAGNIDHPYFVNEDIHFNGTVSVVKQSSWESDYLHASGGYAVKFSSAGDYLELGNINISEMEDPILYFGIYKNTITEDGSNFGVEISDDQGESWLSYAVDLPVGSGSSKWYYYHLEDTLPARDQLLLRFTAKNSNKWRLDDLMISEGLDENHRSLKADESLSLARIFPNPAKGRVTVKSNFAITHLSVMDMAGRTALDLQQGGEKQVKVNLKTLLPGMYLLKIVTDQQTFYQRLLVQ; via the coding sequence ATGCGAAAATTGAACCCATTAATTTTGCTTGTGCTCTTACTTTGCCTTTGTACACAAGCGTTTTCTCAGGCTTGGCAAAGCATGAACCCTGGCGGTGGAGGGCAGATTCAGGACCTCTATTTTGACCCTGAACACGAGGGCTGGATTTGGTTCAGCAGTGATATGGAAGGGACGTATCTTTCGAAAGATTACGGCGAAAGTTGGCAGTTCAACGGGCGGGAGCTGGCCCATGGAATGGCCTTTACGGTCTGTAAGGAACATGCCTCAGCGCAAGCCCGTCGGCGCCTGTACCAGGGGGGGCTTTTGGGGGCACATTATACCGACGACGATGGTGCGCATTGGCGCCTGATCAACGAAACCAAGGGAGTGGCCATTGCTTCCATTGCCATATCCGCAGATAACCAAACCGTTTTGCTTGGGCCGGGTTGGCAAAATAAAGACCCACAGAAAGGGCAATATGCGATCATCGATCCTGTTCAACCCCTGACGGGCCCACGGACGGTTTTTATCTCCCATGATGCGGGGGCTTCCTGGCAGGAGGTGAGCTATGAGTCCACTGATGGTTACCATCAAATTTATGCCATGAACATCAACCCCGTTTCGGGGGATATTTATATCGCTGCTGCCGCAGGACTTTACATTTCCCGTGACCAGGGGCATAGCTTTAGTAGGATCAGTAACCCCGCCGGCACCTCAGCAGAAGCCAACGGAGGGATTGCCGCTACCAGCAGGGAAGAGGGGGCCTGTCATGGTGTAGCCATTTCGCCCGATGGTCAGCAGCTTTATGCCATCTACCGATTGGATGCCAACCATACCGCATTGCTGACTGTGGCCACGGAGGAAGCCAATGATCCCAGTGCGTGGCGTAGCCTGATGGATGACAACATTTCGACACAGGCGGAATGGTATGATGTGAAGGTTGATCCACGCTCGTCCGCAACAAATGTAAAATTACTCATCGGCACTGGCCGCACAAGTGCCGACGACCGCAAGGGATTATGGGAAGCAACGGTCGCCTATGCGTCGGGAGAATACCAGTCGCATCAATGGCAACTGATTGCCGACAGGTCGGGGTTTGATATGGAAGTGGGCTGGCAGGCGATACCTTTCGTCTCCCGCGCTTTTGACTATTCGCCACTAAGCTGGAGCGAACGGAAAATTGTAACCATGGGCGGGATGAACGTCTTTCTCGGCCATCCTGATGCCGCTGGCTGGCCAACTTCCGCAGAAAGCTGGACGAACATTTATTGTGACCCTTCGGAAGATAATTTTGGGCATCATACCACCTGGAGCCATAAGGGTTTTGCAAGTCCGTTCACCAACGACGTCTGGGCTTATAAAAACTATGTCATTCAGGGTGGTGCCGACCACGGGGTGTTGGAAAGTTGGGATTATGGTAAAAGCTGGACCGATGAAACGGGGCCCGAAGGCAGTACCAATTCACAGGCGGTAGCCGTTGTGCCCACCTCACCAGCCATTATTTTGGCAGACAGCCGTGGGGGCTATGGCGCTGCGGCACCTGATAAAGGGAAGTTGTATGCGAAAGTGATAGAAAATGATGCGCAGCAGAGCGAGAGATGGTTTCAGATTGGTGGTGGAGGAGAGCAGTTCAAGGGGATGCTGCCACGGCAGTTCCGCGCCATCGCTGTGGATCCACAGCATCCCGAGCGGGTGTATGTAGGTGCAAGGACAGTTTATGATATTGGCGGGATATGGACCACCGAGCAATTTACTGAACTGGTTTTTGGCGATGGACAATGGACCAACATTGCCAACAGTGAACTGAATCAGCTTACGGTTGCGGATGTATGGGTCGATCCCAACGATTCACAGGTAATCTGGGTGCTCGCAGGCGGGAAAGTTTTCCGTGGGCAGGAGCAGGAACCCATGGTGTGGTCATGGCGTGTTGTGGACCTTGAGGCAAGAGATTTTTATGTCTGGGATAGAAATGGCCAAACGGCCCTCGTGGCGGCGGCGACCATCAATGGAGTCAATGCGATCTATTGGTTTGAAGCGGCAGCGGGAAAAAGCTGGGAGCAACTCAGTGATTGGCGCAATACAGGACTGACGATCGAACAAACCCTGGCTATTGATCCTCAGGAATGGGTGCAGGGGCTTGGCACGCATAAGCTGGCCTTTAATGGTCTGGCGGCCCATGGCGATCATATTGTTGTGGGGACCGAACTGTTAAGACACAAAAAAGGCGTGGGCATCTTCCGTGCCACCATCTCTGGTACCGATGTTTCCTGGGAGAACTGGGCCACCGATCCCACAGGGCAGCGGATGATCTACCCACGGGCAAGACAGGCACGTGTTCAGCTTGATGAGTCCGGGACCCCATATTATTATATGGCCACCACCGGTACCGGCCCATGGAAGCGTTTACTGACCGCTACTGAGCAGCAAAATCCAATACAAACCGGCAGCACTTCGATCACCGATATTTGCCTGACGGAAAACAGCGTAGTAAACGTGGCACTGCCTTTTACCTATGAGGCTTCCATATTCTCTTCGGAAACGGTTTTTTCGGTAGAAATCTCTGACCCTCATGGGTTATTCGGTAATCCGACGGTTGTCGGGACAATAACAAGTGATGGCAGCGGGCAGCAGGAAGCCGCAGTGAGCCTGCCAACCGATCTGCTTTCAGGAACCAACTATCGTCTCCGTGTGGTGGATTTGGAACAGCAAATTTTTGGAACAGAAAATGCCAATGGCGGATTGACGATCATTAAAAATTCCGCAGAGGTTAAGGAAGTATCCGCAGAAATCACTGAAGGGGAAGTCCTCTTGCAATGGCAATTGCCCCAAGGATGTTTCGAGGAAGTTTGGGTAGTGGTGGCCGAAGAACAGCCGGTGGGCGCGAGCTCGGAACTTACAGGGACCGGCGAGGGATTTACGGCAAGCCCGGTTTTTGGGGAAGGAACGACCCTGCTGAACGGTTTTCTGGCTTATAAGGGATTGGGCACTTCGGTAAAGGTGGAAAACCTCAGCCCCCTGAAAACCTACCACTTTCGGATATTCACCCGCAATGGTTCTTTTTATGCGGAAGGAATTGAAACCAGCAGCCTGTTTATCTTTCCGCCACAGGTGCAGCATTTTGTGCCGGCAACTGCGGCGGTGGGTGAGGTGGTGCGTGTGGAGGGGAAGTATTTTACCGACCTCACGGGCGTGAGCGTGAATGGTAAATCAGTGGAGTATCGCCTGCTGAACGATCAACAGCTGGAATTGATCATCATGCCTGCGCATACCTCGGGCCCTGTACAGGTAAGTGGGGCGCACGGCAGTACCCTTTCCGAGGCATTGCTTTACATAAACCCCAAGCCACAGTATCCCCTTATTTTTTCGGTGGAACAAATGGATGGTGCAGATGCCTTTGCGGAACAGTCCATTACCGTCCATGCGCAACAAGGTGGTTTTGTCAATGATTTTTTATTTGACGGTACAGCCTCAGTCATTAATAATGCCATCTCGGAGGGCTACGAAGGCGCCTCAGGAGCCAATAATGTGATGTTTGATGCCCCTGAGGAAACCTTTGTTATCAATAATATTCCTGTCGCTGATTTTCTGAATGTCAGCTTGCAGATGGGGCTTCGGAAAAATAATATTACAGACAATGGCGAGGGGATGCTGGTGGAATTTAAAACCGGGGCGGATGACTGGCAGCCGCTGTTTACGCCTATGGTTACCGGACAGGGAACCGCCGACTGGCATGTGGTGGATGCCTACGGTGAAATTCCCGAAGCGGAAAACTTGCAGATTCGCTTTCAGAAAAAAAATGAAACCAACTGGCGGCTGGATGATCTTCAGTTTCGGGGGCTGCCGAAAAACACCGGCGTGATCGACCTGCGGTCTTTCAGCCCTCAACAGGGGGCCAACCTCGATACCGTCCTGCTGCGTGGGCGTGGTTTCAGCAATGTGCATTCGGTGGCTTTTGGTGAGCGTTATGCTGAATTTATTAAAATTTCAGATACCGATTTGCAGGTAATTGTTCCTGAATATCTGACTCAAAATGCCTACATCCGTTTACTTTCTGTGCAGGAAACGGTGTCGGAATACCCCTTTTTGCTTCAGCAGCGAAAGCCCGTGATTTACAAAGAATCGCTGGAGGGGGGATATTCAGCAAAAGTGAATGTGCCCTTGCAGGAATTTGTGCAGGGTGGTGGCTTGGTGAACGACTGGCTGGCAGTTTCTGGGGAGGCGGTGGTCAGGAATAATTCTCAGCCAAGTGAAGGCTATCGGGGTGTAAGTGGCAATTATTGTTTGCTGATGGATCAGATGGGGCATTATTTTCAGGTGGATGGTATCGATAGCCGTGGCTTCACCGACATGAAACTCCGCTTTGGTTTACGGAAAAATTTTGCGGTGGAAGATGGCAGTGGCTTACGGGTGGAGGTAAAATCTGCCGACGGGCCGTGGCAGGCATTACAGATGCCCCTGCCGACGGATAAATCATCGAATGAAGGCTGGCTGGTCGCTTATACTTATGGCGACATTCCAGCGACGGATCAGCTTGCTATCCGCATGACCAAAACCAATGATACCAATTGGCGGATTGATGATCTTCAGCTGCTGGGCATCAGTGGCGGTCAGGCGCCTGTGGTTAATGCTGTAAGTCATCAGCAAATCTTTGCAGGCGATACCGTAACTGTTTCGGGGAATCACCTCACCACAGCTTCGGTCTATTTTGGCGCTGTTCCCGCACCGGTACTCTTCAATAATAGTGAAACCGTTTCGGTGCTTGTGCCTGCGGGCGTGGAAACTGCCGAGGGGGTGCTGATTGCCAACGACGGACAAGTGAACCTTGGCCTTTTCGAAGTGCCACAGCAAGGGTTTGTACGGGAAACCTTTGATGGCAATTGTTCAGGAAACAGCAATATTTCGGATTATGCCTGTTTTCAAAATGCGCTGAATTTTTCAGGAAGTGGACAAATCAACTATAATTTTCGGCAGGAAAGTGATTATGAAGGCGCTTCAGCAGGCTATAATGCGTATCTGCGTGCGAGTGGGGAAGATTTTGTGATGCAAGGGGTGGACCTGTCGAACACCATCGATCCGCTGTTGCAGTTTGCGGTGCGTAAAACGGATACGGAAGAAACGGGCACCCAACTTAAAGTTGAATTCAAAAGCGAGGGGGCCGAATGGCAGGCATTGCCTTACACCCTCCCGTCTGGCAAGGGGTGGTTCCTGACCGACAGTATCGCTGGGCTTCCTTCAGAATTAATTGACCTGAGGTTTACCGCCCTTTCCGCTCATAAATGGCGCATTGATGATATCAATATTATTGGTGAGCAGCGGGTGTCCGATCAAGCGCAGATGACCGCCTTTCTGCTCCCTTCCCTCGGGCTGTCGTTGGAGATTGATCAGGAATCGGGCTTAATTAGCGGGGAAGTGGCACACGACACCGATTTAAGTTCACTGACGGCAGAAATCAAAATGACCGCAGGTGCATATGCGAGCCCAAATCCACTTTTGCCACAAAATTTCGATCAGGAGGTGGTTTATGCCATTGTGGCTCCTTCGGGAAACACCAAAGAATACCGGGTGCTCCTCAGCAGACTCCCCGCTCCCGAACCCGAACCCGAGCCGGAGATCCTTCAGAACTTCCGCGCCGTGGAAACTTTTGACCATCCCGAAGCACTGGATTCCCTTGCGGGAAATATCGATCATCCCTATTTTGTGAATGAAGATATTCATTTTAATGGAACGGTATCGGTCGTCAAGCAATCGAGCTGGGAGAGTGATTACCTGCATGCAAGTGGAGGCTATGCAGTGAAATTTTCTTCCGCAGGAGATTATCTTGAGCTGGGCAATATCAATATTTCAGAAATGGAAGACCCCATTTTATACTTTGGCATTTATAAAAACACCATCACGGAGGATGGGTCAAATTTCGGGGTGGAAATCAGTGATGATCAGGGCGAGAGCTGGTTGTCGTATGCGGTAGATTTACCCGTGGGCAGTGGCAGCAGCAAGTGGTATTATTATCATCTGGAAGATACCCTGCCTGCCCGGGATCAACTGTTGCTTCGCTTTACGGCAAAAAACAGCAATAAGTGGCGACTTGATGACCTGATGATCAGTGAGGGGCTTGATGAAAATCACCGAAGTTTAAAGGCCGATGAAAGCCTTTCGCTGGCCCGTATTTTTCCCAATCCTGCCAAGGGTAGGGTAACGGTGAAATCCAATTTTGCCATCACGCACCTTTCGGTGATGGACATGGCCGGAAGAACGGCATTAGACCTTCAGCAAGGGGGAGAAAAACAGGTTAAGGTGAATTTGAAAACGCTCTTGCCGGGAATGTATTTGCTGAAAATTGTTACCGATCAGCAGACTTTCTATCAGCGTTTGCTGGTCCAATAG
- a CDS encoding glycoside hydrolase family 97 protein, with amino-acid sequence MKYTSKYLLLIFAILSIGGCSIVHAPNDAAVDLASPDNSIQLSVNLNKEGKPFYKIYKKNSLLMDSSAFDINEAQHLQWKLKKVENFSKNQEWKPVLGRKSLVTDHFNAVKLTYTLSNQSEVAVTFKVYNDGAAYQYTIQQWQEKTPFNLTEKATFHFAENMPTLWTQAHNKQYQKTYHHTSINEMDSAHIPVTMKSQNGPLVSILQAGILNYPDMKLRKTGDELLEGYLVPWADGSEVKVDQLPFSSPWRVILIAEDEQQLFDSHLVLNLNEPSRIKNTDWIKPMRYLGIWWEMHIGYLTWYEGDRHAATTERTKALIDFAADNGIEGVLVEGWNTGWDHYGKDGFAEAYSFVQQASDYDLKAVAKYAQDRGVELMMHHETAGMYERYEREMAVAMQQCEDLGIRSIKTGYSGPMTEWRHGQRLSQHHVKVLEEAEKHQIMINIHEPVMPSGTERTYPNYITAEAVRGMEMEAWSEGLPVGHAVDVAYTRMLSGPMDYTPGIFDIKLDKHRPNLTPWHPKDDGRNRRVHSTLSHQLALYVVLFSPWQMLADLPENYEGNPAFEFLKKVPTVWEDVKVLDAKFGEYIVMARKHGDQWFIGGINSQQERTVELSLAELGIEKMNLDIFADAEDTDYDSSPEKCHVSNRSMNQEASLSITMKKGGGFTAIVSPANRSIAKN; translated from the coding sequence ATGAAATACACCAGCAAATACCTGTTGCTTATTTTTGCAATCTTAAGCATTGGCGGTTGCAGTATTGTTCATGCGCCAAATGATGCCGCCGTGGATCTTGCCTCGCCAGACAATAGCATACAGCTATCGGTCAACCTTAACAAAGAGGGGAAGCCATTTTACAAAATTTACAAGAAGAATAGCCTGCTGATGGATTCTTCGGCCTTCGACATCAATGAGGCTCAACACTTGCAATGGAAGCTTAAGAAGGTTGAAAATTTCAGCAAAAACCAAGAATGGAAACCCGTATTGGGTCGTAAATCGTTGGTTACGGACCATTTCAATGCCGTAAAACTGACCTACACGCTAAGCAACCAGTCCGAGGTTGCCGTTACCTTTAAAGTCTACAACGACGGCGCTGCCTACCAATACACCATTCAGCAATGGCAGGAAAAAACGCCTTTCAACCTCACGGAGAAAGCGACTTTTCACTTTGCCGAAAATATGCCCACGCTATGGACGCAGGCACATAATAAACAATATCAGAAAACATACCACCATACCTCGATCAACGAGATGGATTCTGCCCATATTCCCGTGACCATGAAATCACAAAATGGGCCACTGGTATCGATCCTGCAGGCGGGTATCCTGAATTACCCAGACATGAAACTCCGCAAAACAGGCGACGAACTGCTCGAGGGCTACCTTGTGCCATGGGCGGACGGCAGTGAAGTGAAAGTGGACCAGCTGCCTTTCTCTTCTCCCTGGCGGGTGATCTTGATTGCCGAAGATGAACAGCAATTGTTCGACTCCCATCTGGTACTGAACCTGAATGAGCCTTCAAGAATAAAAAATACCGACTGGATTAAGCCCATGCGCTACTTGGGGATCTGGTGGGAGATGCATATTGGCTACCTGACCTGGTATGAGGGCGACCGACATGCCGCCACTACTGAGCGCACCAAAGCACTGATCGATTTTGCCGCTGACAATGGCATTGAAGGCGTTTTGGTGGAAGGCTGGAACACGGGCTGGGACCACTATGGCAAAGACGGCTTTGCTGAAGCCTACAGTTTTGTTCAGCAAGCAAGTGATTATGACCTGAAGGCGGTGGCGAAATATGCCCAGGATCGTGGGGTGGAACTGATGATGCACCACGAAACCGCTGGAATGTATGAACGCTATGAGCGGGAAATGGCCGTAGCCATGCAACAGTGTGAGGACCTCGGCATCCGTTCGATAAAAACGGGCTATTCAGGCCCCATGACAGAATGGCGACATGGCCAGCGACTTTCACAACACCACGTAAAAGTGCTCGAGGAAGCGGAAAAGCACCAAATCATGATCAATATTCATGAGCCCGTTATGCCCTCGGGTACCGAACGGACCTATCCGAACTATATTACTGCTGAAGCGGTACGCGGAATGGAGATGGAAGCCTGGTCGGAAGGTTTGCCGGTAGGCCATGCCGTAGATGTCGCTTACACGCGTATGCTTTCAGGCCCTATGGATTATACGCCGGGAATTTTTGATATCAAACTCGACAAGCACCGTCCAAACCTGACGCCCTGGCACCCTAAGGATGATGGCAGAAACCGACGTGTTCACAGCACCCTGTCCCATCAGCTGGCCTTGTACGTGGTGCTTTTCAGCCCGTGGCAAATGTTGGCCGACCTGCCTGAGAACTATGAAGGAAACCCTGCCTTTGAATTTTTGAAAAAAGTTCCTACGGTTTGGGAGGACGTTAAAGTGCTGGATGCTAAATTTGGGGAATATATTGTGATGGCACGAAAACATGGTGACCAATGGTTTATCGGAGGAATCAACAGCCAGCAGGAGCGTACCGTGGAACTTTCCCTTGCCGAACTGGGCATAGAAAAGATGAACCTCGATATTTTTGCCGATGCCGAGGATACCGACTATGATTCGTCGCCAGAAAAATGCCACGTTTCTAACCGATCGATGAACCAGGAAGCGTCCCTTTCCATCACCATGAAGAAAGGAGGCGGATTCACGGCCATTGTATCCCCAGCTAACCGTTCTATTGCCAAGAATTAA
- a CDS encoding phosphatase PAP2 family protein, producing MELAKNHIHRPFLYLSAGLLILISYTSLTSMHIPAEDNITLYLMVSDAVLTIPTTLLTILFWVITAYKFKKPKLLWGIPLMLFFYVSATYLNELFLKEQIASPRPNMVWMMEHHYLNMEEFYEQHPTKILRRQALEPVVNQIDSNIVPLALKSHWIHETGYSFPSGHSEHAWILCSSLIFLLSYFYKRVMLFNLLLVALAVAVSLSRVLLYVHRPIDVIVGALMGVVLGYVLFLILQAIFPHEHRKV from the coding sequence ATGGAATTAGCAAAAAATCATATCCATCGGCCATTTTTGTATTTATCTGCGGGCCTGTTAATACTTATCAGCTACACTTCCCTGACAAGTATGCACATCCCTGCCGAAGATAATATCACCCTTTACCTGATGGTTTCGGATGCCGTCCTGACGATCCCCACCACTTTACTGACCATCCTCTTTTGGGTGATTACAGCTTATAAATTCAAAAAACCGAAATTATTGTGGGGCATACCGCTGATGCTGTTCTTCTATGTATCGGCCACTTATCTGAATGAACTTTTCCTCAAAGAGCAAATCGCTTCCCCGCGCCCAAATATGGTCTGGATGATGGAACACCATTATCTCAATATGGAAGAATTCTACGAGCAACATCCCACCAAAATTCTTCGACGTCAGGCTTTGGAGCCGGTGGTTAATCAAATAGATTCCAATATTGTCCCCTTGGCGCTGAAGTCACACTGGATTCATGAAACCGGCTATTCCTTTCCTTCGGGCCACAGCGAACATGCCTGGATCCTTTGCAGCTCGCTCATTTTCCTTTTGTCTTATTTTTATAAAAGGGTCATGCTGTTCAATCTGCTGTTGGTGGCCCTGGCGGTCGCTGTGAGCCTTTCGCGGGTACTCCTTTATGTGCACCGACCCATTGATGTTATCGTTGGCGCGTTGATGGGCGTTGTGCTCGGCTATGTGCTATTCCTGATCTTACAGGCCATCTTCCCCCATGAGCACCGAAAGGTCTGA
- a CDS encoding sulfatase, translating into MNHSTKIGSLQRLLLASLALWLFPHFGQAQPQNKRPNILLILADDWSFPHAGIYGDLTVKTPNFDRVASSGVLFSEAYVAAPSCTPSRAGILTGRYVHGLEEGANLWGSLNKSFVTYTALLEQAGYAVAYQEKGWAPGDHTQGGYTHNPAGHRVDHFKPFFENLPENQPFCFWYGSRDPHRPYTEGMGKRAGMNISDITVPAFLPDDDIVKSDLADYYYEVQRFDYDIGSILEVLQRKKLLDNTLIVITSDNGMPFPRSKANCYDSGTKVPLAMAMGSDLHSAGKTEHSFINLIDLAPTFLELAGLDIPASYQGKSLLPLIKNTAFERREEIYLERERHAYVRNHNLAYPMRAIRNHSFLLIENLFPDRYPAGDPLTDGNCFGDIDASPTKDLLLNMEPSRKIYQWAVGKRPKYELYHISDDPDQVNNLADLPAYKKTVKAMAKQLLHWREKTKDPTLHKGEHLFDTYPYYGKKMNPLLN; encoded by the coding sequence ATGAATCATTCCACAAAAATAGGGAGCTTGCAGCGGCTGTTGCTCGCTTCCCTTGCACTGTGGCTGTTCCCCCATTTTGGACAGGCACAGCCACAAAACAAACGGCCGAACATCCTGCTGATCCTCGCAGATGACTGGTCGTTTCCACATGCGGGAATTTATGGCGACCTAACTGTAAAAACCCCAAATTTCGACCGGGTAGCTTCCTCAGGAGTACTCTTCAGCGAAGCCTATGTGGCGGCACCTTCCTGCACGCCCTCCCGAGCGGGAATCCTCACTGGCCGCTACGTTCACGGGCTGGAAGAAGGCGCCAATTTGTGGGGCAGCCTGAACAAATCATTCGTGACCTACACTGCCCTGCTTGAACAGGCCGGTTATGCCGTCGCCTATCAAGAAAAAGGATGGGCTCCTGGCGACCATACCCAGGGGGGATATACCCATAATCCTGCTGGGCATCGGGTAGATCATTTCAAACCTTTCTTTGAAAATCTCCCCGAAAATCAGCCCTTTTGTTTCTGGTACGGGAGCCGTGATCCGCATCGGCCTTATACCGAAGGTATGGGCAAACGTGCTGGCATGAACATTTCCGATATTACTGTCCCCGCTTTTTTGCCTGACGATGATATTGTAAAAAGTGACCTGGCAGATTATTATTATGAAGTCCAGCGGTTTGATTACGATATCGGCAGTATCCTTGAAGTGCTGCAGCGCAAGAAATTACTCGACAACACCCTGATTGTCATCACCAGCGACAACGGCATGCCCTTTCCGCGGAGTAAAGCCAATTGCTACGATAGTGGCACGAAAGTCCCCTTGGCCATGGCGATGGGGAGCGACCTCCACTCAGCAGGAAAAACAGAGCATAGCTTTATTAACCTGATTGATCTTGCCCCAACCTTTCTTGAACTTGCAGGGCTTGATATTCCAGCGAGCTACCAGGGGAAGAGCCTTTTGCCACTGATAAAAAATACGGCTTTTGAGCGGAGGGAGGAAATTTATCTTGAACGTGAAAGACACGCCTATGTGCGGAACCATAACCTGGCCTACCCAATGCGGGCCATCAGAAATCACTCGTTTTTGCTGATCGAAAACCTGTTCCCTGACCGCTATCCCGCAGGCGACCCCCTAACGGATGGCAACTGCTTCGGAGATATTGATGCCAGCCCCACCAAAGACCTGCTCCTGAACATGGAACCGAGTCGCAAAATTTACCAATGGGCCGTGGGCAAACGTCCAAAATATGAGCTTTACCATATTTCCGACGATCCCGACCAGGTCAATAATCTGGCAGATCTGCCCGCCTACAAAAAGACGGTGAAAGCAATGGCCAAACAACTCCTCCACTGGCGGGAAAAAACAAAAGATCCGACCCTCCATAAAGGCGAACATCTTTTCGATACCTACCCATATTATGGCAAAAAAATGAATCCCTTACTCAACTGA